GTTGAATAAGGTGTAAGCCTTAACTATTTGAATCATTGACCAATTTCTATTGATTTTTGATGAGAAGAGGGTGGAGCTAGTGAGTCGTCATGTCTCCAAGGTTACAGAAAGTAAGGACAGCTTTGAGCGCCCGTTTTCGATTAAAATCCCACACCGCAAGTGGTTTGGTTGGAAAGGTATTGAGCTTCGCTTAGTGCTGGCATTAGCCATGTTATCAATGACTACCATCTTTCTTTCCGTGGTTTCCAGTTTCACTTTTGACGATTTAAACCAGCGTTTAGTTGAGTTGAAAGAGAGTGAAATCCCAGCCTTAGATAATGCTGCACGCCTTAATGATATGGTAAGAGTGATTATTACAACCTCATCCCAACTCAGTGGTGCGGAATCTAATTTAGAGCGTAAACAGGCAATGCTAAAAATTGAAGGTGCTATTTCAGAAATGAATAGCGTCATGATTCAGTTCCCAGATTATCACTCCTATTTCAAAGATATTATCGCCCAAGTTAATAATAGTCTAAGCCTGTTGTATCAAAGTGAGATTGAGTCAGAACAGCTCAATCAGGAACTTCGCAATTTGCTTGAGGGCTTTTACCCTCTGTTACAACAAGCCAGTGATGAGCTCGACCGCTTACCTGAGTCAGCTAAAGAGCAAATTCAATACACCCAGTTAAAGTCTTTGCTTTATTACCAATTAGGCTTGGTCGAAAAGCTCTATAACGACTCCAGTTTTAATGAACTAGACTACACTAGCTACCGATTAGAGCAGATTGGTGAAGAGTGGTGGAAACTTTGGGTAAGTGGGGACCTGAGAAGTGATTTCCCAAAATTAGATCATCAATTGACCGTTATTTATGACCTTGCTTCTAGTGACAGTAGCTTATATGAACTCAAGAACAAAGCGCTCGATCATCTCTATCAAGAACAGTACTTCCTCCAAAACAGTCGTGAGCACCTGAATCAGCTTACCGTACAGATTGAAAGGAACACCAGCAAAGTGAATGGCAATATTGACGAATCCATTCAACAAGCGCAGCAGTCTTTGCAATCCAACCAACGTCTCTCTCTTTTTCTTTCTTTGTTTAGCGTATTGGCTGCCGCTGCCATTTCATGGTTTTACGTGCGAAAGAGCATTTTAGAAAGGCTGTTACAGTTGAAAGACAACATGTTTGCCATATCTACAGGACATTTAGATACCGAAGTCTCGATTCGTGGAAAAGACGAAGTGACGCAAATGGCCAAGTATCTCAAGGTGTTCCAAACCACTGCCAAAGTTGTAAAACAAACCAACCGTAAACTAGAGGCTGAGGTTGAAGAACGAACTATAGCTGAAGCAAAACTGCGAGTGACTCAAGACGAGTTAATCCAAGCCGGAAAGTTGGCTGCTCTGGGGCAGTTAAGTGTCGGGATTACGCATGAGATCAATCAACCTCTGACGGCGGTGAATAGCCACGTTCGAAGTGCTCAGCTTTGGTTAGGAAAGCAAAGGCCTGATAGGGCAGAAGATAACTTGAAAAAGATCGAGGTCTTGTTAGAAAAAGTGGCTGCGATCACCCGCCATTTGAAGGCTTTCTCGCGTAAGAGCGATGGCAAGATCGATAATGTTGAATTGGAAAATGTGATTGGTGATGCGATTGATCTTTTTGAAACCAGGCAGAGTGCAGTGTCGATTCAGTATTCACCACAAAACAACCTATTTGTGCGAGCCAACAGCATCCGCTTAGAGCAGGTATTGGTTAATTTGATCAGCAATGCTTTGGATGCCGTCGAACATAAAGATCAACCTAAACTCAGAATATCTACACAAGAACTCACACACACAATTCAGATTTCAGTTAATGACAACGGATCAGGCATCTCTGAAGAGGATATACCGCATTTGTTCGACCCCTTTTATAGCCAAAAAACAACAGGCAAAGGGCTTGGGCTCGGCCTGTCTATCGCCTACAACATAATAAAAGACTTTGGTGGTTCGATTCATGTTGAATCAGTGGAATACCAAGGCACAACATTTATCGTCACTTTACCAAAAGGCACAAGATCATGATTTCAGACAAACACATAGTTCTTATCGACGATGAAATCGATGTCGTTGAAGCCGTGAGCGAAATGTTAGAGCTGGAAGGTTTTCGCGTCACCACTTTTACCGACCCCAACCTTGGCCTTAAGTCACTCAAGGCGAACAGCCATTCAGTGGTGTTGTGTGACGTACGTATGCCGAAAGTGGATGGCTTGACGTTATTAAGTTCAATTCAACACCGAGCGGCTGATGTTCCTGTGTTGTTGATGAGTGGCCACGGTGATATTCCGATGGCAATAGAAGCGATGAAGTTAGGTGCTTTCGATTTTTTAGAAAAACCACTAAATGCTAGTGAGCTAGTGGAAAAACTCGATCTCGCGTTGGCACAATGTCAGCACAACAGTCCGAAAATATCCGGTGACGATCAGGAAACAGACTTACCGATTGAGTCGGTGGTCATTGGCCAGTCAAAAGCGATGGAAACCATACGTAACCAAGTGCTTGCCTTATCGCATACCGGTGTCGATACCATTATTAATGGTGAAACCGGAACGGGTAAAGAGGTGATTGCTCGTGCTCTACATCAATTTAGCCGTCGTAAGGCTAGACCGTTTGTTGCGATTAATTGCGGGGGTATGACAGAAAGCATTATTGAGAGTGAGTTGTTTGGCCACGAAGCCGGTTCATTTACCAGTGCTAACAAAAAGCGTATTGGTAAAATAGAGCAAGCCAATGGCGGTACTCTGTTTCTCGATGAAATAGAAAGTATGCCGATTGCGGTGCAGATTAAATTGCTTCGTGTGATTCAAGAGCGAATGATAGAACGCGTTGGCGGCAATGAATTGATCCCTGTCGATATCGTGGTGGTCGCTGCCAGTAAAGCTGATCTGGCAAGCCTCAGTGAATCCGGTGAGTTTAGAGCGGATCTCTTTTATCGTCTTAATATTGCAAGCTTAAACCTCCCTGCGTTACGCCATAGAAAAGAAGATATTCAGGTGCTGTTTCGCCACTTTGTGATTCAGGCAAGCCAAAAATACAAGACGCGCCCTTCAACGATTTATCCGGAGCAGATACAGCAGCTATGTCGACACGAATGGCCTGGAAACGTGCGCGAATTACGTAATGTGGCCGACCGTTTTGTTTTGGGTATTGTAGGCGACGGTTTTGACCTGCAATCGCCGATTTGTGAAGCGCCTGGAGAAGATTTTGCGTTTGAAAAGCAGATGGAACAGTACGAAAGAAACGTGCTGACCGAAGCCCTTATTGAAAGCGCAGGCAATATCAATGAGGTTTCAAATAAGCTGAACCTACCGCGCAAAACTCTTTATCGAAAAATGAAAAAACATCAACTGGATAAAGAAAGTTTCAAGGCTTAACCCGTTCAGTTGATTGTTAAATGGAAAACCAAAGTCAAAAGGAAATGCACGAGACAACAATGACCCATTTGGTTTTTAGTCGCATGGTTAATCGTTTCAAGTGGTTGTAATAAAAGAGCTTTAACATTTGGCACAAAGCGTGCACCCCCCTACATTGTGGCGTCAGCCCACATGAGGTCATTTCAGAGAAAACCTAAATGATCGAATCAAGGAAATTAGAAAAATAATTGCTTGTTGCAAGGAGATACAAACATGAAGCAAATACTGAAGGGTTCTATTGCTCTGATGCTAGGCGTTAGCTCAATGACGGCATGGGCCTCTACTGAGCCTGCAAACTTAGGACCTCGTCCCCTCTTTTTAGTCAACAATATGGATGAGAGCCCTTTGAAAACCAAGCTACTGAGTTGTAGCGAAGGACCTTTTCATCGTAGCGATTTTTCTATTGGGCACCGTGGTGCTGCGATGCAGTTTCCGGAGCACACCAAGGAATCCTACTTAGCCGCGATTCAAATGGGCGCGGGCGTCGTTGAATGTGATGTTACTTTTACTAAAGATAAGGCGCTGGTATGTCGTCATTCCCAAAGTGATCTGCACACCACAACCGATGTTTTAGCGCACCCAGATCTCGCTAATAAGTGTTCAGTGCCATTTACACCTGCTAACCCAGCGACAGGCGAAGATGCTCAAGTTGAGTGTCGTACGTCTGATTTCACGCTGGCTGAGTTTAAGACGTTAAAAGGCAAAATGGATGGGGCGAACCCAAAAGCCACCACGGTGGAAGAGTACATGAACGGCACTCCTGGTTGGAGAACTGATCTTTAC
The Vibrio cyclitrophicus DNA segment above includes these coding regions:
- a CDS encoding ATP-binding protein, yielding MELVSRHVSKVTESKDSFERPFSIKIPHRKWFGWKGIELRLVLALAMLSMTTIFLSVVSSFTFDDLNQRLVELKESEIPALDNAARLNDMVRVIITTSSQLSGAESNLERKQAMLKIEGAISEMNSVMIQFPDYHSYFKDIIAQVNNSLSLLYQSEIESEQLNQELRNLLEGFYPLLQQASDELDRLPESAKEQIQYTQLKSLLYYQLGLVEKLYNDSSFNELDYTSYRLEQIGEEWWKLWVSGDLRSDFPKLDHQLTVIYDLASSDSSLYELKNKALDHLYQEQYFLQNSREHLNQLTVQIERNTSKVNGNIDESIQQAQQSLQSNQRLSLFLSLFSVLAAAAISWFYVRKSILERLLQLKDNMFAISTGHLDTEVSIRGKDEVTQMAKYLKVFQTTAKVVKQTNRKLEAEVEERTIAEAKLRVTQDELIQAGKLAALGQLSVGITHEINQPLTAVNSHVRSAQLWLGKQRPDRAEDNLKKIEVLLEKVAAITRHLKAFSRKSDGKIDNVELENVIGDAIDLFETRQSAVSIQYSPQNNLFVRANSIRLEQVLVNLISNALDAVEHKDQPKLRISTQELTHTIQISVNDNGSGISEEDIPHLFDPFYSQKTTGKGLGLGLSIAYNIIKDFGGSIHVESVEYQGTTFIVTLPKGTRS
- a CDS encoding sigma-54-dependent transcriptional regulator, translated to MISDKHIVLIDDEIDVVEAVSEMLELEGFRVTTFTDPNLGLKSLKANSHSVVLCDVRMPKVDGLTLLSSIQHRAADVPVLLMSGHGDIPMAIEAMKLGAFDFLEKPLNASELVEKLDLALAQCQHNSPKISGDDQETDLPIESVVIGQSKAMETIRNQVLALSHTGVDTIINGETGTGKEVIARALHQFSRRKARPFVAINCGGMTESIIESELFGHEAGSFTSANKKRIGKIEQANGGTLFLDEIESMPIAVQIKLLRVIQERMIERVGGNELIPVDIVVVAASKADLASLSESGEFRADLFYRLNIASLNLPALRHRKEDIQVLFRHFVIQASQKYKTRPSTIYPEQIQQLCRHEWPGNVRELRNVADRFVLGIVGDGFDLQSPICEAPGEDFAFEKQMEQYERNVLTEALIESAGNINEVSNKLNLPRKTLYRKMKKHQLDKESFKA